The Christiangramia flava JLT2011 genome has a segment encoding these proteins:
- a CDS encoding helix-turn-helix transcriptional regulator, whose protein sequence is MQHYYLELKEVDDFIPALAEHFGIGYKNELGEYALHVPKDLGKGKLNCINFPNGIGLYWFDCTFLRDTKIQIFHPNVTPLRLIYCVNGELSSHFNNQAETFSIKGHEHLIAAPRADEVHSLIFNANTKVDICYLEIDRKKFKHYLSFDIEELEPIYYKIFSDIQATNQVCDKGSYGFRTFDVIKQIKNCEEIKFPRINFMGAKSLEILSYMLTRFSKNQDQEQYKYLKRKDLKAIENAVEYIGNNLSTVGTVDEIAKEVNLNVNKLQEGFQAIYGQTVNSYIRDVRLTKALNLLSTGEKNVSEVVYELGLSSRSYFSKIFKKKYGISPSRIISNQANYVEHIENKTDKV, encoded by the coding sequence ATGCAGCATTACTATCTCGAACTCAAGGAGGTTGACGATTTTATACCCGCTCTTGCCGAACATTTTGGCATTGGGTATAAGAACGAGTTGGGGGAATATGCGCTGCACGTACCCAAAGATTTGGGTAAAGGAAAATTAAATTGCATCAATTTCCCCAATGGCATTGGATTGTATTGGTTTGATTGTACGTTTTTAAGGGATACGAAAATCCAGATTTTTCATCCCAATGTGACTCCGCTTCGGCTGATCTATTGTGTGAACGGAGAACTTTCATCACATTTCAACAACCAGGCAGAAACCTTTAGTATTAAAGGTCACGAACACCTGATTGCTGCTCCGCGGGCAGACGAAGTGCACAGTCTTATTTTCAACGCCAATACAAAAGTAGACATTTGTTATCTCGAGATCGACAGGAAGAAATTCAAGCACTATCTTTCTTTCGATATTGAAGAACTGGAGCCCATTTATTACAAGATCTTTAGTGACATACAGGCTACCAATCAGGTTTGCGACAAGGGCAGCTATGGTTTCCGCACTTTTGATGTCATTAAACAGATCAAGAATTGCGAAGAAATTAAATTTCCAAGGATTAATTTTATGGGGGCCAAATCGCTCGAGATCCTTTCTTACATGCTCACTCGTTTTAGCAAAAATCAGGATCAGGAACAATACAAATACCTGAAACGCAAAGATCTTAAAGCCATTGAAAACGCAGTAGAATACATTGGCAACAACCTGTCCACGGTTGGAACGGTTGATGAAATTGCGAAGGAAGTAAACCTGAACGTGAACAAACTCCAGGAAGGTTTCCAGGCGATCTATGGGCAAACCGTCAATTCGTATATCCGCGATGTGCGGTTAACGAAAGCTTTGAATCTACTGAGCACAGGAGAAAAAAATGTTTCGGAAGTCGTTTACGAGCTGGGGCTCAGCAGCCGAAGTTACTTCTCCAAGATCTTCAAAAAGAAATACGGAATATCCCCCAGCAGGATCATTTCCAACCAGGCAAATTATGTAGAGCATATCGAAAATAAGACCGATAAAGTCTAA
- a CDS encoding alpha-amylase family glycosyl hydrolase: MEKELVKTVAPSAGMGAILEEGQTTFRVWAPNANAVAVVGDFNGWKADQLILENEGNGYWSGITSKANEGDQYKYLIQNGERSFYKNDPYAFEVTNSDGNSIIRTLNFDWENDAFQLPSWNQLVIYELHVGTFYRPDPGKVGTFDDVISKLPYLQKLGINCIELLPVAEFAGGISWGYNPAHPFAVEQDYGGPDGLFRLIKAAHHHGIGVIMDVVYNHFGPSDVDLWQFDGWSENDKGGIYFYNDHRSDTPWGNTRPDYGRPEVRQYLRDNALMWIEKYHCDGLRMDATSYIRYEGGGLGLDSEILEGMILMRDINNELHQKYPNVITIAEDLKSQSIVTNPIDKGGIGYGTQWDMNFVHPVREVLTNVNDQDRDLQKIIDALCYRYENDAYSRVIYTESHDEVANGKARVPEEIQPGDAESVFAKKRAILGIVLCLTAPGIPMLFQGQEFLEDEYFKDTEGLDWQKYERLKGIERMVTDLINFRKGAVPGLEALSGQHVEILHTDHENKVLAYKRYNEEHQSVLIILNFSSQDLQNYELQLQEDNWQLRFNSTWKGYDDSLSDLEVAAMEIEQLENKLEGKLDIPAYGALIFSR; this comes from the coding sequence ATGGAAAAGGAACTCGTGAAAACGGTGGCGCCTTCCGCAGGGATGGGCGCGATTCTGGAAGAAGGTCAAACCACTTTTCGTGTATGGGCACCGAACGCCAACGCGGTCGCCGTGGTGGGTGATTTTAATGGCTGGAAAGCTGACCAGTTAATCCTGGAAAATGAAGGTAACGGTTATTGGAGCGGAATTACTTCGAAAGCTAATGAAGGAGATCAATACAAATACCTCATCCAAAATGGGGAACGTTCCTTTTATAAAAATGATCCGTATGCTTTTGAAGTGACCAACAGTGACGGAAATTCTATCATTCGCACCCTGAATTTTGACTGGGAAAACGATGCGTTTCAGCTGCCATCATGGAATCAGCTAGTAATCTATGAGCTGCATGTAGGAACTTTCTACCGGCCCGATCCTGGAAAAGTAGGAACATTTGATGATGTCATTTCCAAATTACCATATCTCCAGAAACTTGGAATAAATTGCATCGAATTATTGCCGGTAGCCGAATTTGCCGGCGGGATTTCCTGGGGTTACAATCCCGCTCACCCCTTTGCAGTCGAACAGGATTATGGCGGTCCAGACGGGTTGTTCCGACTCATAAAGGCGGCACACCATCATGGAATTGGAGTGATAATGGACGTGGTATATAACCATTTTGGACCATCTGACGTAGACCTTTGGCAGTTTGATGGATGGAGCGAAAATGATAAAGGCGGGATCTATTTTTATAACGACCATCGCAGCGATACGCCCTGGGGAAATACCCGCCCTGACTACGGGAGGCCGGAAGTTCGCCAGTATTTACGCGATAACGCCCTGATGTGGATTGAAAAATATCATTGTGATGGCCTGCGGATGGATGCTACCTCCTACATTCGTTACGAAGGTGGCGGTTTGGGCCTGGATTCAGAAATTCTGGAAGGGATGATCCTGATGCGCGACATCAATAATGAACTACATCAAAAATACCCAAATGTGATCACCATTGCTGAAGACCTGAAAAGCCAGAGTATCGTTACCAATCCTATAGATAAAGGCGGAATTGGTTACGGCACACAATGGGACATGAATTTTGTGCATCCGGTTCGGGAAGTACTCACGAATGTGAATGATCAGGATCGTGACCTGCAAAAGATTATTGATGCTTTATGTTATCGATATGAAAATGATGCCTACAGCCGGGTCATCTATACCGAGTCTCACGATGAAGTAGCCAATGGAAAAGCCCGAGTCCCGGAAGAAATTCAACCCGGCGATGCGGAAAGTGTCTTTGCTAAAAAACGAGCAATTTTAGGAATAGTTCTTTGCCTCACTGCGCCGGGGATACCCATGTTATTCCAGGGCCAGGAATTCCTGGAGGACGAATATTTCAAAGATACTGAAGGATTGGACTGGCAAAAATACGAGCGTTTAAAAGGGATTGAACGTATGGTGACCGATCTGATCAACTTCAGGAAAGGAGCAGTTCCTGGATTGGAGGCACTATCAGGCCAGCATGTAGAAATTTTGCATACAGATCATGAAAATAAAGTTTTGGCTTATAAACGTTATAATGAGGAACACCAGTCGGTTTTAATCATTCTGAATTTCAGCTCTCAGGATCTTCAAAATTACGAATTGCAGCTGCAGGAAGACAACTGGCAATTGAGATTCAACAGTACCTGGAAAGGATATGATGACAGTTTAAGCGACCTGGAGGTTGCGGCTATGGAAATCGAACAATTAGAAAATAAACTGGAGGGAAAACTCGACATTCCAGCTTACGGAGCGCTCATTTTTAGTCGGTAG